Below is a window of Cytobacillus firmus DNA.
TGCCGAGCATATGGGAGCACATATACCCTTTTCCCTTGCTGAAACCGGGAAATCCGTAGCTGAATCCCACCAGGTCTTCTTCTATAAATGCCCCGAGGAGAAGCCCGCCATTCTGGGCAGCCGTGATGGTTTGATGAACCGGCAGGGGAGCCATGTTCCAGATTGTCTCCTCCAGTTTTTGAATGAGCCTCATATCGGATGCTGTCTTTAATACCCGCAAATCAATTGTCACAGCAGCCATCTTCACTCCTCCTTCTCCAAAGTGGCCATTACCGCCCTGGCCAATATTTCCACTCCTGAGTAAATGGCTTCCCGATTAAACGTCATGTCCGGATGATGAAGCCCAGGCTGTAAATCACAGCCCAATCCTAGCATTGCGGCCTTAATATTCGGCTTTTTGAGGGTATAAAAATGAAAGTCTTCCCCGCCTGAAGTCACAATTGGCTCCCGTAATTGGCCGGCTCCCAGTACATCAATTATGGCCTTCTCCAGAAAATGCTGCGCTTCTTCATCTACCTGGGCTGCTGCCACATTCGCTTTCGTCTCGAGTGTAATTTTGACTCCGTAGAGCTTGGATAAATACTCCGTGATCGTTTCCATTTTTTCAGACAGTGCGTTTATCACTTCATTTGTTTGAGCTCGCAGGTCTAAACTGAAGGAAGCTTTTCCCGGTATGATATTGCCTGAGTCACTGCCGGCATGAAACTTGGTCATCTTAGCCGTATGGGGGACCATGGGATCCAAATGAATATTTTTGATTTCATGAATGAAAGAAGCGCCAATCTCGATGGCATTCTGACCAAGATGCGGGCGGGCGCCATGGGCGTCTTCCCCGATAATTTCCCCGGTCAAAAATCTTGCAGCACCATGGTAAATCGCTGCCGATGCTTCCCCGTCTATTATTTCCTGGATGGGCCTAAGGTGTACACCGTACAGGTAATCAACGTCATCCAGCACGCCATGCTCAATCATTTTGAGAGCGCCGGTGCCCTTTTCTTCAGCAGGCTGGAGGATGAATTTCAGCTTGCCTTTCTTGGGGAATCCCGCCTTTTGCAGCAGCAAAATCGCACCTACTCCCATTGTCATATGGGCATCATGGCCGCAGGAATGATTCGCCTGAAACTTGCCGTCCACTTCCTGCCAAAGAGCGTCCATATCGGCTCTCAGAGCGACACACGGACTCCCTTCCCCCACTTCAACAACTAAACCGGTGCAATCCCCAAACAGCTGAACCCGGAATCCCCGGCATTCAAGAAATTTCTGCAGGTACTCGGTGGTTTTATATTCCCTCCAGCTCACTTCCGGATGTTCGTGCAAATGCGTAAATACCATCTCTAACGCGGGTTTAAGCTCTTCAATCATTTCCTTCAATCTAACTTCCCTCCCGGCTGTATAAAAAAATGCTCACTTTCCAGCTTTTCATATTGTTCTTTCCTTGCTTCAAATCGGTCACGATCTTGAATGGACACCCCTGCAATCACCGCATTCAGAAAGGAAAATAATGCGGGTGCTGCATCAATCGTCGATTTTTCCGATGAATGGATTTGAAAAAGCAAATCGGCATGCTCTTTAATAGGCGCGATCGCTGAATCAGTTATGCCAATCACAAATGCTCCCTGCTTTTTCGCCAATTCCGCCAATTTGATCGTATCCTTCATATAACGGTCGAATGAAATGGCAATGAACGTCGCATCTTTATCCATTTCTGTGACCGTCAAAAGCAGATCATCCGTATCCGGCCGGATCAGCTTCGCATTTCCCCTTACTACTCCAAGGGTAAAAGAAAGCCAGCTTGCTGCGGAGAAAGAAGACCGAAGTCCTGTAATATATATATTTTTCGATTCGATCAGCCGGTCAACCAAAGCATCGAAATCATCCTGACTGATATTCTGCATCGTTTCCCGTATATGCAGACAATCCTTCTCCATCACAGTTGCCAGGAACTCCGGCTTTTCGGCCAGTTCCACCTTACTCGTAAAATACTGCCCCAGTGTGCTATTCGCTTTCAAAAGCTGTTCCCTTACCATCTTCTGAAGCTCAGAATAGCCGGAAAGCTGAATCGAATAACAGAAACGGATGACGGTCGTTTCACTGACCCCGATTCTTTTGCCGATCTCACCCGCAGACTTTACGGCAAAATCCTTCGGATGGTCGAGCAAATACTTCGCTGCCTTCTGCTGGCCTTTGGAGAGGTTATTAAACTCTTTTTCTATGGTTTCTTTTAATATCATTTAGGATCACCTTAAAATATGAAGTTTATGCTGTATTCTTTTGTTTTTTGAAGTCTGTGCTTCGTTTTAATTAAACTATCATATATTTCTTCGGAAAACAACAATAATTCTGAAAATTTTATAAGTAAAAATGACACCCATATCGGATGCCACTTTTACCTATCCTTTACAGGATTACTCTATTATCCCTGATTGAACAGCATTCACATCTGCTTCAATCTTAATTTCCATTTGACTATACTGCTCTTTCCATTCCTTACGATTAAAATCGGAGCGCTGCCTGGCCTTTTCTCCGATCCGAAGGGGATCTGTGTTCAATTCCTGGAACCTCTTGACCATTTTCTCTGCTCTCTCAATTATTTCTTTTTCCACTGCACTTTCAATTCTCTCAATCGTTTTCTTGTCTGTAAGATCTAAATCAACCCCTTCCATCGCTCTGCCGTTTACTTTCACCTTAAATGCAGCTGTATATTTCCCATTTCTCTTGTCCACCTGTATTTTAGGTTTTGATGAAAGGTTTTCGAGACTTACATCTTCTCCGCCGCTA
It encodes the following:
- a CDS encoding M20 peptidase aminoacylase family protein — translated: MKEMIEELKPALEMVFTHLHEHPEVSWREYKTTEYLQKFLECRGFRVQLFGDCTGLVVEVGEGSPCVALRADMDALWQEVDGKFQANHSCGHDAHMTMGVGAILLLQKAGFPKKGKLKFILQPAEEKGTGALKMIEHGVLDDVDYLYGVHLRPIQEIIDGEASAAIYHGAARFLTGEIIGEDAHGARPHLGQNAIEIGASFIHEIKNIHLDPMVPHTAKMTKFHAGSDSGNIIPGKASFSLDLRAQTNEVINALSEKMETITEYLSKLYGVKITLETKANVAAAQVDEEAQHFLEKAIIDVLGAGQLREPIVTSGGEDFHFYTLKKPNIKAAMLGLGCDLQPGLHHPDMTFNREAIYSGVEILARAVMATLEKEE
- a CDS encoding MurR/RpiR family transcriptional regulator, whose translation is MILKETIEKEFNNLSKGQQKAAKYLLDHPKDFAVKSAGEIGKRIGVSETTVIRFCYSIQLSGYSELQKMVREQLLKANSTLGQYFTSKVELAEKPEFLATVMEKDCLHIRETMQNISQDDFDALVDRLIESKNIYITGLRSSFSAASWLSFTLGVVRGNAKLIRPDTDDLLLTVTEMDKDATFIAISFDRYMKDTIKLAELAKKQGAFVIGITDSAIAPIKEHADLLFQIHSSEKSTIDAAPALFSFLNAVIAGVSIQDRDRFEARKEQYEKLESEHFFIQPGGKLD